Proteins from a single region of Shinella zoogloeoides:
- the tig gene encoding trigger factor — protein MQVIETLAEGLKREIKVVIPAKDMEAQMNERLEDVKGRVRINGFRPGKVPFAHLKKMYGKSVMAELVNEIVRDRPSAILSERGEKSATQPEIGMTEDQAEAEKILNGQADFEFTLSYEVIPAIALKDNSGIAVTREVVDVDAKEVDDQILKIAESARSYETKKGKAADGDRVTIDYLGKVDGVAFDGGKDEDAELVLGSNRFIPGFEEQLVGLKAGDEKVITVTFPADYPAANLAGKEATFDINVKEVAAAADIEINDDLASKLGLESADKLREIVRGQIESQYGSVTRQKVKRQILDQLDEMYKFDTPERLVDAEFENIWRQINTDLAQSGKTFADEDTTEEAAREEYRKLAERRVRLGLVLSEIGEKAGVQVTDEEMQQSLFQQLRQFPGQEKQILEYFQKTPGAAASLRAPIFEEKVVDHLLGEIKVTDKSVSKEELMADDEEGADKDAKKAAPKKKAAKAEAAEGDDAAPKKKAPAKKKAAEGDAE, from the coding sequence ATGCAGGTTATCGAAACGCTCGCTGAAGGGCTGAAGCGCGAAATCAAGGTCGTCATCCCGGCCAAGGACATGGAAGCTCAGATGAACGAGCGTCTTGAGGACGTGAAGGGCCGTGTCCGCATCAACGGCTTCCGTCCGGGCAAGGTGCCGTTCGCACATCTCAAGAAGATGTACGGCAAGTCCGTCATGGCCGAACTGGTCAACGAGATCGTCCGCGACCGTCCGTCCGCGATTCTCTCCGAGCGCGGCGAAAAGTCCGCAACGCAGCCGGAAATCGGCATGACCGAAGACCAGGCCGAAGCGGAAAAGATCCTCAACGGTCAGGCCGACTTCGAGTTCACCCTGTCCTACGAAGTCATCCCGGCCATCGCGCTGAAGGACAATTCCGGCATCGCCGTCACGCGCGAAGTCGTAGACGTCGACGCCAAGGAAGTCGACGACCAGATCCTGAAGATCGCCGAAAGCGCTCGTTCCTACGAGACGAAGAAGGGCAAGGCCGCCGACGGCGACCGCGTCACCATCGACTATCTCGGCAAGGTCGACGGCGTCGCCTTCGACGGCGGCAAGGACGAAGACGCAGAACTCGTCCTCGGCTCCAACCGCTTCATCCCGGGCTTCGAAGAACAGCTCGTCGGCCTGAAGGCTGGCGACGAGAAGGTCATCACCGTCACCTTCCCGGCTGACTACCCGGCCGCAAACCTTGCCGGCAAGGAAGCCACCTTCGACATCAACGTCAAGGAAGTCGCTGCCGCCGCCGACATCGAGATCAACGACGACCTCGCTTCCAAGCTCGGCCTCGAATCGGCCGACAAGCTGCGCGAAATCGTCCGCGGCCAGATCGAAAGCCAGTACGGCTCGGTCACCCGCCAGAAGGTCAAGCGCCAGATCCTCGACCAGCTCGACGAGATGTACAAGTTCGACACGCCGGAACGCCTGGTCGACGCCGAGTTCGAAAACATCTGGCGCCAGATCAACACGGACCTCGCCCAGTCCGGCAAGACCTTCGCTGACGAAGACACGACGGAAGAAGCCGCTCGCGAAGAATATCGCAAGCTCGCAGAACGCCGCGTCCGCCTCGGTCTCGTTCTCTCGGAAATCGGCGAAAAGGCCGGCGTCCAGGTAACGGACGAAGAGATGCAGCAGTCGCTCTTCCAGCAGCTCCGCCAGTTCCCGGGCCAGGAAAAGCAGATCCTCGAATACTTCCAGAAGACCCCGGGCGCAGCCGCTTCGCTCCGCGCGCCGATCTTCGAAGAGAAGGTCGTCGATCACCTGCTCGGCGAAATCAAGGTAACGGACAAGTCCGTTTCCAAGGAAGAGCTGATGGCTGACGACGAAGAAGGCGCCGACAAGGACGCCAAGAAGGCCGCGCCGAAGAAGAAGGCCGCCAAGGCCGAAGCTGCGGAAGGCGACGACGCCGCTCCGAAGAAGAAGGCCCCGGCCAAGAAGAAGGCCGCCGAAGGCGACGCCGAGTAA